One stretch of Cryptococcus decagattii chromosome 10, complete sequence DNA includes these proteins:
- a CDS encoding eukaryotic translation initiation factor 1A, X-chromosomal, whose amino-acid sequence MPKNKGKGGKNNRRGKKEDGENKRELIFKEDGQEYAQVVKMLGNGRLEAKCQDGESRLAQIRGQMRKKVWIVVGDIILLSLREFQDDRADVIHRYTPDEARNLKTYGELKDFQLLTLMTSRWLA is encoded by the exons ATGCCCAAG AACAAGGGAAAG GGTGGCAAGAACAACCGacgaggaaagaaggaagatggcgagAACAAGCGAGAATTGATCTTCAAGGAAGACGGTCAGG AATACGCTCAGGTTGTCAAGATGCTTGGTAACGGTAGATTAGAAGCCAAGTGTCAGGATGGCGAGTCTCGTCTTGCGCAAATTCGAGGTCaaatgaggaagaag GTGTGGATCGTTGTCGGGgacatcatcctcctctccctccgAGAGTTCCAGGACGACCGTGCCGATGTTATTCACCGATACACCCCTGACGAAGCTCGTAACCTCAAGACCTACGGAGAGTTGAAGGACTTCCAGCTT CTGACATTGATGACATCT AGATGGTTGGCTTAA